Proteins from a genomic interval of Leptospiraceae bacterium:
- a CDS encoding class I SAM-dependent methyltransferase codes for MNLDSIEKYYTQKIKEHGVTSKGVDWKDSDSHELRFYQLLRSFKITPNESIFDFGCGYGALLSYLSKEINVGFYYGYDISQAMLDEASKLFSTNEKILWSTYFPIDKTFDYSFLSGIFNVRNDISDDNWKNYIIETLDRISKITSKGFSFNILTRYSDQEFQRDYLYYADPVFFFDLCKTKYSKYVTLYHDYPLYEFTISVTKET; via the coding sequence ATGAATTTAGATTCTATCGAAAAATATTATACTCAAAAAATAAAAGAGCACGGGGTCACAAGTAAAGGAGTTGATTGGAAGGATTCAGATTCACATGAATTAAGGTTTTACCAGTTACTTAGAAGTTTTAAAATTACACCAAATGAATCTATTTTTGATTTTGGTTGTGGCTATGGTGCCCTTTTATCTTATTTATCTAAAGAAATTAATGTCGGCTTTTACTATGGGTATGATATATCTCAAGCGATGTTAGATGAAGCGAGTAAACTTTTTTCTACTAATGAGAAAATACTATGGTCAACTTATTTTCCTATTGATAAGACATTTGATTATTCATTCTTGAGTGGTATATTCAATGTGAGAAATGATATATCTGATGATAATTGGAAAAATTATATTATTGAAACTCTGGATAGAATAAGTAAAATTACTTCAAAAGGGTTTTCGTTTAATATTTTGACTAGGTATTCAGACCAAGAATTCCAGAGAGATTACTTATACTATGCTGATCCTGTATTCTTCTTTGACCTATGCAAAACGAAGTATTCAAAGTATGTCACACTTTACCATGATTACCCATTGTATGAATTCACAATTTCAGTTACTAAGGAGACTTAA
- a CDS encoding acetyltransferase, with translation MSKIVIFGAGDIAQLAKFYFDTDSEYKVVAFTVDREYKKSDEFEGLPLIAFDELEVKYPKNEYKMFIALSYSKMNRIREDKYNQAKQKGYELVSYISSKCSYISQFKNGDNCFILEDNTIQPFVKIGNNVTLWSGNHIGHHSEIHDHNFISSQVVISGHCTIKSHCFLGVNATLHNDVTIEDGTLLAAGAIISKNTVEKGVYLPAQSTLFKKNSEEIGF, from the coding sequence ATGTCTAAAATCGTTATTTTCGGAGCGGGTGATATCGCCCAACTTGCTAAGTTTTATTTTGATACAGATTCTGAATACAAAGTAGTCGCATTTACTGTAGATCGGGAATATAAAAAAAGTGATGAATTTGAAGGGCTACCATTAATTGCCTTTGATGAACTCGAAGTAAAGTATCCGAAAAATGAATATAAAATGTTTATCGCTCTTAGTTATTCTAAGATGAATCGAATCAGAGAAGATAAATACAATCAAGCTAAACAAAAAGGTTATGAATTAGTTTCTTATATAAGTAGCAAATGCTCTTATATATCTCAATTTAAGAATGGGGATAATTGTTTTATTTTAGAAGACAATACAATCCAACCATTTGTGAAAATTGGAAACAATGTAACCCTCTGGAGTGGCAATCATATTGGGCACCATTCAGAAATTCACGACCACAATTTTATTAGTTCTCAAGTTGTGATTTCTGGACATTGTACAATCAAGTCCCACTGTTTCCTTGGTGTGAATGCTACCTTGCACAATGATGTTACTATAGAAGATGGAACTTTGCTTGCTGCTGGAGCCATTATTAGTAAAAACACAGTTGAGAAAGGTGTGTATTTACCTGCTCAAAGCACTTTATTTAAGAAAAATAGTGAGGAGATAGGGTTTTGA
- a CDS encoding glycosyltransferase family 2 protein, translating to MISICIPVYKTKDIIPALIEKIEREISKVADDYEILFIDDGSPDGAWNSLLDYSKKNNRIKGIHFSRNFGQHYAITAGIAHAKGDYIIVMDCDLQHDPKYISSLYTEALKGNDIVYTYTRKRKHSFIKNLFAKIFTLIFNLFTDSIESHYNVGSFSLITRQVAQEYLRIKDKHRHYLLILRWLGFRKTYIEIEHKERYSGRSSYTLKKLIHHAIDGITSQSVKLLKYSILIGMVYFILSIVGSVYLVINAFLYGYMQGWASLVVLLLLSTGLILMAIGISSIYIGNIFDQVKNRPLYIIAEKVNL from the coding sequence TTGATTTCAATCTGTATCCCTGTTTACAAAACAAAGGATATAATTCCTGCCTTGATAGAAAAGATTGAAAGAGAAATTTCGAAGGTAGCAGATGATTACGAAATCCTTTTCATTGATGATGGATCACCGGATGGCGCTTGGAACTCATTATTAGATTATTCAAAAAAAAATAACCGAATTAAAGGAATCCATTTTAGCCGTAATTTCGGGCAACATTATGCAATAACTGCAGGGATTGCCCATGCCAAGGGGGATTATATAATCGTGATGGATTGTGATCTTCAGCATGATCCTAAATATATATCCTCTCTATATACAGAGGCTTTGAAAGGCAATGATATTGTTTACACTTACACAAGGAAAAGGAAACATTCATTTATAAAGAATCTTTTCGCAAAGATATTTACGCTAATTTTTAATTTATTCACTGATTCTATTGAATCACATTATAATGTTGGATCTTTTTCCTTGATCACAAGACAGGTTGCTCAAGAATATTTAAGAATCAAAGACAAACATAGGCACTACCTTTTAATTTTGAGATGGCTAGGTTTTAGAAAGACATATATAGAAATAGAACACAAAGAACGCTACAGTGGTAGGAGCTCTTACACACTCAAAAAATTAATCCATCATGCAATCGATGGTATTACATCTCAATCTGTGAAGCTCTTAAAGTATTCTATTCTGATTGGAATGGTTTATTTCATCTTATCAATTGTTGGGAGTGTTTATCTTGTAATTAATGCTTTCCTTTACGGTTATATGCAGGGGTGGGCTTCTTTAGTAGTTCTATTGTTGTTGTCGACTGGATTGATACTTATGGCGATTGGTATCAGTAGTATTTATATAGGAAATATTTTTGATCAGGTCAAAAACAGACCTCTATACATTATCGCTGAGAAGGTA